The following proteins come from a genomic window of Mariniflexile sp. TRM1-10:
- a CDS encoding RHS repeat domain-containing protein, which produces MKKLISINSLFLVIFNFIALYGYSQKDIGIPPSPTVASLVSVEKDVVSNSGRVAQNLSLWNMKLGEDTFPINLIYSSSGIKIEEIPSYIGVGWNLFAGGVITRSVIDLPDDILSNDHGSGILHTNIMTEIAAFQTNILLNGYNESSSLDFFKDKINESNLQTRNDTQPDLFYFNFFGYSGKFVFNKNKEIVNLSNDNFKFKYTLDSSDNTLKTFTVIDIKGTEYLFSEREYSQTHYNSASQWEFLSSRAKRQRQLDFYSSWHLKSVKNKDNLEILFEYDDEMLTYQIKNAEMGKICVDQQCEDTNINDTSNYDIANSSETESTDFIINSKKIKLITSDSFKLVFNNSSRDDLNGGLKLNELIIKDYNNIEIKKYNFQHSYFISPNIPSSNNYEYKRLKLDKILENDKFLQEFQYYTDFSLPSRVSTEQDFWGYFNDNNSNSLVPKTYVTFNGQSPEYHIFPPINESIVYEYGSIGRNTNPTTVHMGMLKKISYQTGGYKEFFYEPNDFTLDTYTTGNTTINGNGVRVDRIEYFDGQNIEHLDYDYNSPITGISSGKVSYLPMFATHIPWNFVYEIVPSSGIRYANPAYIGPSVSNYGGYAYTDYDYSKSPPEPFTAWNYDCVFYDGNGGYVNYSPTVNPDKYFAMTTRRFSSSQIALASNITEPLVYEYVSIDEGGNGKKQYNFNVLGGLDVPIPNTFNLDKFIQKQSYKTYYWQTSFFSGPSQTTPSCPQSIATIDNLTLQIFNTYYQYANVNGESHPYAPKPNWNRFFGQLNNYTYSNELGFKVYKEEYQYDLVGSIIDTGTDNKITSLKYRLFNRPIIYGINKDYDITVGPTAWLWSFYDIYYNIGLVPTHIIKTNYYNNETSSVSETSTNTYTHGNLLSSTSYEDSNGDVYHTKYKYPIDFQAEWSHLEQDHLGNWVTVITPNIYKIIADKNIHNIPIEIVKTVNNKVVSTQIDEYGVSSYYYVLSKSSQLEKKDLLDNYVYAHAYSDFNGNHFVTDEDMVSKITISRYDNKHNVEQYKKEKDNEVVILWGYKKTVPIARIEGASFYEVNTWFNNEYGQQLSYLSTLSNNDIDDSSEQNLKDWLNNLRQIIHDNNKNITVTTFTYDPLIGVTSITDPRGYTTYYKYDEFNRLEFVKDADNKILSKNKYHYKEQQ; this is translated from the coding sequence ATGAAGAAACTAATAAGTATTAATAGTCTTTTTTTGGTTATCTTTAATTTCATAGCCTTATATGGTTATTCTCAAAAAGATATTGGGATACCTCCTTCTCCTACTGTAGCGTCTCTTGTTTCTGTCGAAAAGGATGTGGTTAGCAATTCAGGAAGGGTTGCTCAAAATTTGTCACTTTGGAATATGAAGCTAGGGGAAGATACGTTTCCTATTAATCTTATATATTCAAGTTCTGGAATAAAAATCGAAGAAATTCCATCATATATAGGAGTTGGCTGGAATCTTTTTGCAGGAGGTGTAATTACCAGATCAGTAATAGATTTGCCCGATGATATATTAAGTAACGACCACGGATCTGGTATTTTACATACCAATATAATGACGGAAATAGCTGCATTTCAGACTAATATTCTTCTTAATGGTTATAATGAGTCTTCATCTTTGGATTTCTTTAAAGATAAGATTAATGAGTCAAATTTACAGACAAGAAATGATACACAACCTGATTTGTTTTATTTTAATTTTTTTGGATATAGTGGAAAATTCGTTTTTAATAAAAACAAAGAAATCGTTAATCTATCCAATGATAATTTTAAATTTAAATATACATTAGATTCGTCAGATAATACATTAAAGACATTTACTGTAATCGATATTAAAGGTACGGAATATTTATTTTCTGAAAGAGAATATTCTCAAACCCATTATAATTCGGCTTCACAATGGGAATTCTTATCTTCTAGGGCTAAACGACAAAGACAACTGGATTTTTATTCATCATGGCATTTAAAAAGTGTTAAAAACAAAGATAATTTAGAAATACTATTTGAATACGATGATGAAATGTTAACATATCAAATTAAAAATGCAGAAATGGGTAAAATTTGTGTTGACCAACAATGTGAAGATACCAATATTAATGATACTTCAAATTATGACATAGCAAACAGTTCTGAGACTGAATCTACAGATTTTATTATCAATTCTAAAAAAATAAAACTAATTACTTCAGATTCTTTTAAATTAGTATTTAATAATTCATCTAGAGATGATTTAAATGGTGGCTTAAAATTAAACGAATTAATTATAAAAGACTATAATAATATAGAGATTAAAAAGTATAATTTTCAACACAGTTATTTTATTTCTCCAAACATTCCTAGCAGCAATAATTATGAATACAAAAGGTTGAAATTAGATAAAATATTAGAGAATGATAAATTTCTCCAAGAATTTCAATATTATACAGATTTTTCTTTACCATCTAGAGTTTCTACAGAGCAAGATTTTTGGGGATATTTTAATGACAATAATTCTAATTCATTAGTCCCTAAAACTTATGTTACCTTTAATGGGCAATCACCAGAATACCATATTTTTCCGCCTATTAATGAGTCTATTGTATACGAATATGGAAGCATAGGTAGAAACACTAATCCCACGACAGTACATATGGGAATGTTAAAAAAGATAAGCTATCAAACAGGAGGTTATAAAGAATTTTTCTATGAGCCGAATGATTTTACTTTAGATACTTATACAACAGGAAACACTACAATTAATGGAAATGGAGTAAGAGTAGATAGAATTGAATATTTTGATGGACAAAATATTGAGCATTTAGACTATGACTATAATTCCCCAATTACAGGGATTTCAAGTGGTAAAGTATCTTATTTACCAATGTTTGCAACACATATCCCTTGGAATTTTGTTTATGAAATTGTGCCATCTAGTGGGATAAGGTATGCAAATCCTGCTTATATAGGACCATCTGTATCAAATTATGGTGGCTATGCTTATACTGATTATGATTATTCCAAATCGCCTCCTGAACCTTTTACAGCATGGAATTATGATTGTGTTTTTTATGATGGTAATGGGGGGTATGTTAACTATTCTCCAACTGTTAATCCAGATAAATATTTTGCAATGACTACAAGAAGGTTTTCTTCTTCTCAAATTGCATTAGCATCTAATATTACTGAACCTTTAGTTTACGAATATGTTTCAATTGATGAGGGCGGTAATGGAAAAAAGCAATATAATTTCAATGTTCTTGGAGGTTTAGATGTGCCTATACCTAATACTTTTAATCTCGACAAATTTATACAAAAACAATCATATAAAACATATTATTGGCAAACATCATTTTTTAGTGGTCCTTCTCAAACTACTCCTTCTTGTCCCCAAAGTATAGCTACAATTGATAATTTGACATTACAAATTTTTAATACCTATTATCAATATGCAAATGTTAACGGAGAGTCCCATCCTTATGCACCAAAACCTAATTGGAATCGTTTTTTTGGTCAATTAAATAACTACACTTACTCAAATGAATTAGGTTTTAAGGTTTATAAAGAGGAATACCAATATGATTTGGTAGGAAGTATCATCGATACAGGTACAGATAATAAAATTACATCTCTAAAATATCGATTATTTAATCGTCCTATTATATATGGCATAAATAAGGATTATGATATTACTGTTGGCCCCACGGCTTGGTTGTGGTCATTTTATGATATTTATTATAATATTGGATTAGTTCCTACTCATATTATAAAGACTAATTATTATAATAATGAAACTTCAAGTGTTTCAGAGACATCTACAAATACTTATACGCATGGTAATTTACTATCATCAACAAGTTACGAAGATTCTAATGGAGATGTATACCATACTAAATATAAATACCCTATAGATTTTCAAGCTGAGTGGTCTCATTTGGAACAAGACCATTTAGGTAATTGGGTTACAGTAATAACTCCAAATATATATAAGATTATAGCTGATAAAAATATTCATAATATTCCAATAGAAATTGTTAAAACAGTAAATAATAAAGTGGTTTCTACACAGATAGATGAATATGGTGTATCATCTTATTACTATGTATTAAGTAAATCTTCTCAATTGGAGAAAAAGGATTTGTTGGATAATTACGTCTATGCTCATGCTTATTCAGACTTTAATGGTAATCATTTTGTTACTGATGAAGATATGGTTAGCAAAATTACTATTTCTCGTTATGACAATAAGCATAATGTAGAACAATATAAAAAAGAAAAAGATAATGAAGTAGTAATACTTTGGGGTTATAAAAAAACTGTTCCTATCGCGAGAATAGAAGGGGCTTCTTTTTATGAAGTAAATACATGGTTTAATAATGAATACGGTCAACAATTATCTTATTTGTCGACTTTATCAAACAATGATATTGATGATTCTTCTGAACAAAACCTTAAAGACTGGCTTAATAATTTGCGTCAAATAATTCATGATAATAATAAAAATATAACAGTGACTACTTTTACTTATGATCCTCTAATAGGGGTGACTAGTATAACAGATCCAAGAGGTTATACGACTTACTACAAGTATGATGAATTTAATCGTTTGGAATTTGTTAAAGATGCTGATAATAAAATATTGAGCAAAAACAAGTACCATTATAAAGAGCAGCAGTAA
- a CDS encoding TlpA family protein disulfide reductase: MLSKLVALLMLLPSILLAQHSIKGVFSPAKDYEVVLLYKVTPTVSDYITNANVQKDGSFQFKLDASAPAGIYRVVYAVPQEDFNFDVIYNGKEDVTLTFNSETGISFKSSIENKLLASYTSSMSAITQSISNYFREDRKDTLALKAIFKTQRETQIRYEKQAVNTIALHFIKANKPYIPKKYEDVKTYVKNLKTHYFDNIDFNSKTLQSSSFLQERMLNYVFGISAEGKDNITNYKNNIDVFCNAIKTIPTSIKRILLVDLWQEMVDLRLEPVANHISKNYLLDIANQLKDKELVDALTRYNNLSIGHKAPDFSIVIEKDNKKETKKLSELKSAEKYIIVFWSSTCSHCLEEIPQLQKFIKSRAKDKLKVIAIGLEDDNKAWKEKIKSYPEFIHVLGLGKWDNKIGNDYGVTTTPTYFVLDKNKHILKKPEDIEVLKAVLGK; encoded by the coding sequence ATGTTATCTAAACTAGTTGCTTTATTAATGTTATTACCAAGTATTCTTTTGGCGCAACACAGCATTAAAGGCGTGTTTTCTCCGGCCAAAGATTATGAAGTGGTTTTATTATACAAAGTAACGCCAACAGTGTCTGATTATATTACAAATGCGAATGTTCAAAAGGACGGGAGTTTTCAATTTAAATTAGATGCTTCGGCTCCAGCAGGCATATACAGAGTGGTTTATGCAGTTCCGCAAGAAGACTTTAATTTTGATGTTATTTACAACGGAAAGGAAGATGTTACACTTACTTTTAATTCTGAAACTGGCATTTCGTTTAAATCATCCATAGAGAATAAATTATTGGCATCTTATACTAGTAGTATGTCTGCCATAACCCAAAGTATCAGTAATTATTTTAGGGAAGACCGTAAAGATACTTTGGCTTTAAAGGCTATTTTTAAAACCCAACGAGAAACACAAATTCGGTATGAAAAGCAGGCTGTTAATACTATTGCCCTACATTTTATAAAAGCAAATAAACCATACATACCTAAAAAGTATGAAGATGTTAAAACCTATGTAAAGAATTTGAAAACCCATTATTTTGATAACATAGATTTTAATAGCAAAACACTTCAAAGCTCTAGTTTTTTACAAGAACGGATGCTTAATTATGTGTTTGGAATATCGGCTGAGGGTAAAGACAACATTACCAATTACAAAAATAATATTGATGTGTTTTGCAATGCCATAAAAACAATTCCAACAAGCATTAAGCGTATTTTATTGGTAGACTTGTGGCAAGAAATGGTGGATTTAAGGTTAGAACCTGTCGCAAATCATATTTCTAAAAACTATTTATTGGATATTGCAAATCAGTTAAAAGATAAAGAGCTTGTAGATGCCTTAACACGTTACAATAACCTATCTATTGGTCATAAAGCCCCAGATTTTTCAATTGTAATTGAAAAAGATAACAAAAAAGAAACTAAAAAATTAAGTGAATTAAAAAGTGCCGAAAAGTATATCATTGTTTTTTGGAGCAGTACCTGTTCACACTGTTTAGAGGAAATTCCGCAATTACAGAAATTTATTAAATCCCGTGCTAAGGATAAACTTAAAGTCATTGCCATAGGTTTGGAAGACGATAATAAAGCATGGAAAGAAAAAATTAAAAGCTATCCCGAATTTATTCACGTACTTGGGCTGGGCAAATGGGATAATAAAATAGGAAACGATTATGGAGTCACCACAACACCAACCTATTTTGTGCTCGATAAAAACAAGCATATTTTAAAAAAGCCAGAAGATATTGAAGTTTTAAAAGCGGTTTTAGGTAAATAG
- the mfd gene encoding transcription-repair coupling factor gives MSKTTLSQTYAQTLQMQNLQNSIAQTTGRTHLKGLAGSSFSFVISSVFNQNDLPFLLVFNDKEEAAFYLNDLEQLCNDKDVLFYPGSYRRPYQIEETDNANVLLRAEVLNRINSRKKPAIIVTYPDALFEKVVTRKELERHTLKISVNDKLSIDFVNEVLFEYQFKRVDFVTEPGEFSVRGGIVDVFSFSNDEPYRIEFFGDEVDSIRSFDVETQLSIEQIKKINIIPNIANKLLQESRQSFLQYMAQKTVVCFKNVDLFFSRIDDFYSKAEDAFKTLSSDIKHAKPEELFCDSTVLKKQLLDFSIVEFGTTAFFNKVPGNIVSYNTTPQPSFNKQFDLLIEDLNTNYDKGYTNYIACVSEQQAKRFHDIFDDSHLEVKPYKTIVLSLHQGFIDHENQIVCYTDHQIFERYHKFHVKNGYAKKQAITLKELTNLDIGDYVTHIDYGIGRFGGLQKIDVEGKKQEAIKLIYGERDVLYLSIHSLHKITKFNGKDGKPPKIYKLGSAAWKTLKEKTKSRVKHIAFNLIKLYAKRKTEKGYQYNPDSYMQHELEASFIYEDTPDQSTATADIKADMESERPMDRLVCGDVGFGKTEVAIRAAFKAVDNGKQVAVLVPTTILAYQHSRTFAERLKDFPVTVDYVNRFRTAKEKRETLENLENGKVDIIIGTHQLVNKTVKFKDLGLLIVDEEQKFGVAVKEKLKTLKDNVDVLTLTATPIPRTLQFSLMAARDLSVITTPPPNRYPIESHVIRFNEEAIRDAVSYEIERGGQIFFIHNRIENIKEVAGLIQRLVPDAKIGIGHGQMEGKKLEELMLAFMNGAFDVLVSTTIVESGLDVPNANTIFINNANNFGLSDLHQMRGRVGRSNKKAFCYFITPEYSAMTDDARKRITALEQFTELGSGFNIAMKDLEIRGAGDLLGGEQSGFINEIGFDTYQKILNEAIEELKENEFKDLYEDHAIEKVYVKDVTIDSDFELLFPDDYVNNIAERLSLYSKLNEIKNEIELQKFETELIDRFGELPKEVVDLLNSVQIKWMATKAGFEKIVMKQGKLIGYFINDQQSGFYQSSNFTRVLQFVQSNSNTCKMKEKQTRNGLRLMLTFENIKSVKQALKVLQPIVV, from the coding sequence GTGAGTAAAACCACACTTTCTCAAACCTATGCTCAGACTTTGCAAATGCAAAATCTGCAAAATTCTATTGCCCAAACTACGGGTAGAACACATTTAAAGGGACTTGCGGGCTCCTCATTTTCCTTTGTAATTTCAAGTGTTTTTAATCAAAACGACTTACCATTTTTACTTGTTTTTAACGATAAAGAGGAAGCAGCGTTTTATCTAAACGATTTAGAACAACTATGTAATGATAAAGACGTGTTGTTTTATCCGGGAAGTTACCGTAGGCCTTACCAAATTGAAGAAACCGATAACGCTAACGTTTTGCTACGAGCCGAGGTTTTAAACCGTATTAATTCTCGTAAAAAACCAGCCATAATTGTTACCTACCCCGATGCATTATTCGAGAAAGTAGTCACCAGGAAAGAGCTGGAACGCCATACTTTAAAAATTTCGGTAAACGATAAACTATCTATCGATTTTGTAAACGAAGTCTTGTTTGAATATCAGTTTAAACGTGTCGATTTTGTTACCGAACCAGGTGAGTTTTCAGTTCGTGGAGGTATTGTAGATGTGTTTTCATTTTCGAACGATGAACCTTATCGTATCGAGTTTTTTGGTGATGAGGTTGATAGTATTAGAAGTTTTGATGTGGAAACCCAGCTTTCGATAGAACAAATTAAAAAAATTAATATCATTCCCAATATAGCCAATAAATTGCTGCAGGAAAGTCGCCAGAGTTTTTTGCAATACATGGCTCAAAAAACGGTGGTGTGTTTTAAAAATGTTGATCTATTTTTTTCAAGAATAGATGATTTTTACTCAAAGGCTGAAGACGCTTTTAAAACCTTGTCTTCAGATATTAAGCATGCAAAACCCGAAGAATTATTCTGTGATTCAACCGTATTAAAAAAACAGTTATTAGATTTTTCAATTGTAGAATTTGGTACAACGGCATTTTTCAATAAAGTACCGGGCAATATTGTTTCCTACAACACAACACCGCAACCTTCCTTCAACAAGCAATTCGATTTGTTAATTGAAGATTTAAATACCAATTACGATAAAGGGTATACCAATTATATTGCCTGCGTAAGCGAGCAACAAGCCAAACGGTTTCACGATATTTTTGACGATTCGCATCTGGAAGTGAAGCCATATAAAACCATAGTATTGTCGTTACATCAAGGCTTTATAGACCACGAAAACCAAATAGTTTGTTATACCGACCATCAAATTTTTGAACGTTACCATAAGTTTCATGTTAAAAATGGTTATGCCAAAAAGCAAGCCATAACTTTAAAAGAGCTTACTAATTTGGATATTGGCGATTACGTTACGCATATCGATTATGGTATTGGACGCTTTGGCGGACTTCAAAAAATAGATGTTGAAGGCAAAAAACAAGAAGCCATTAAATTAATTTATGGAGAGCGTGATGTATTATATTTAAGCATTCACTCGTTACATAAAATCACCAAGTTTAATGGTAAAGATGGAAAACCACCAAAAATTTACAAACTTGGTAGTGCCGCTTGGAAAACACTTAAAGAAAAAACAAAATCCAGGGTTAAACACATTGCATTTAATCTTATAAAACTATACGCAAAGCGAAAAACCGAAAAAGGCTATCAATACAATCCTGATAGTTATATGCAACACGAGTTGGAAGCGTCATTTATTTACGAAGACACACCCGACCAAAGTACCGCTACCGCCGATATTAAAGCGGATATGGAAAGCGAACGCCCTATGGACAGGTTGGTTTGTGGAGATGTGGGCTTTGGTAAAACAGAGGTTGCTATTCGTGCAGCATTTAAGGCCGTTGATAATGGCAAACAAGTGGCTGTTTTGGTGCCAACCACTATTTTGGCATATCAACATTCCAGAACCTTTGCAGAACGGTTAAAGGATTTCCCCGTAACGGTCGATTATGTAAACCGTTTTAGAACCGCTAAAGAAAAACGCGAAACGCTTGAGAATTTAGAAAATGGCAAGGTCGATATTATTATTGGTACCCATCAACTGGTAAATAAAACCGTAAAATTTAAGGATTTAGGCTTGCTTATTGTTGACGAAGAGCAAAAATTCGGCGTTGCCGTAAAAGAAAAGCTAAAAACCTTAAAAGACAATGTCGATGTATTAACCCTAACGGCTACACCCATACCTAGAACGCTTCAGTTTAGTTTAATGGCAGCGCGCGATTTGTCGGTTATTACCACACCGCCACCAAACAGATACCCTATTGAAAGTCATGTTATTCGTTTTAATGAAGAAGCCATTCGTGACGCAGTAAGTTATGAAATTGAGCGTGGCGGACAAATTTTCTTCATTCACAACCGCATAGAAAATATAAAAGAAGTGGCTGGCTTGATTCAGCGCTTGGTGCCCGATGCTAAAATTGGCATTGGTCATGGGCAAATGGAAGGTAAAAAGTTAGAGGAACTCATGTTGGCATTTATGAATGGTGCTTTTGATGTATTGGTAAGTACCACTATTGTTGAAAGTGGATTGGATGTGCCCAATGCCAATACTATTTTCATTAATAATGCCAATAATTTTGGATTAAGTGATTTGCACCAAATGCGTGGTCGTGTAGGGCGTAGTAATAAAAAAGCTTTTTGTTATTTTATAACCCCAGAATATTCGGCAATGACCGATGATGCCCGAAAGCGTATCACTGCTTTAGAGCAATTTACAGAATTAGGCAGTGGTTTCAATATCGCAATGAAAGATTTGGAAATTCGTGGTGCGGGTGATTTGTTAGGTGGTGAACAAAGCGGATTTATAAACGAAATAGGCTTCGATACCTATCAAAAAATATTAAATGAAGCCATTGAAGAGCTCAAGGAAAATGAGTTTAAGGATTTGTATGAAGACCATGCTATTGAAAAAGTCTATGTGAAGGATGTCACTATTGATTCGGATTTTGAACTGCTGTTTCCAGACGATTACGTGAATAACATTGCCGAACGTTTGAGTCTATATTCCAAACTTAATGAAATAAAAAACGAAATTGAATTACAAAAATTTGAAACTGAATTAATAGACCGTTTTGGAGAATTGCCAAAAGAAGTAGTCGATTTGTTAAATAGCGTCCAAATAAAATGGATGGCGACCAAAGCAGGATTTGAGAAAATTGTAATGAAGCAAGGCAAGCTTATAGGCTATTTTATAAACGATCAGCAAAGTGGTTTTTACCAAAGCAGTAATTTTACACGTGTGTTACAGTTTGTTCAGTCTAACTCAAACACCTGTAAAATGAAAGAGAAACAAACAAGAAACGGTTTACGCTTAATGCTAACTTTTGAAAATATTAAATCGGTAAAACAAGCTTTAAAAGTGTTACAACCCATTGTGGTGTAA
- a CDS encoding tellurite resistance TerB family protein: MSFSDLFDSGFKKRNEDHFAAIVRVAMDDGVISDDEKAFLDRLARNLDISDADYALILKDYKSHPINPPYDYDRRLERLYDLARIVYVDHIKGDKEEILLRKIGVGLGFHPENVKYVVDKALTLVSNGVDLDTFINEMKNMNK; this comes from the coding sequence ATGTCGTTTTCAGATTTATTTGATAGTGGATTTAAAAAGCGAAATGAAGATCATTTTGCTGCTATTGTACGCGTAGCCATGGATGATGGTGTTATTTCGGATGATGAAAAAGCGTTTTTAGACCGGTTAGCTCGTAATTTAGACATTAGCGATGCCGATTATGCCTTGATTTTAAAGGATTACAAATCACACCCCATTAATCCGCCATACGATTATGACAGACGTTTAGAGCGTTTGTACGATTTGGCTCGTATCGTGTATGTGGACCACATTAAAGGTGATAAAGAGGAAATTTTACTTAGAAAAATTGGTGTTGGTTTAGGGTTTCATCCTGAAAACGTAAAATACGTTGTCGACAAAGCCTTGACTTTAGTAAGTAATGGTGTTGATCTAGACACTTTTATTAATGAAATGAAAAACATGAACAAATAA
- a CDS encoding OmpA family protein, with protein sequence MKTIINKAGILLFTLVVAISLTNCKAIQNANNKQKGAVIGTTGGAILGAIIGNNVGKGGNGELGAVIGGVVGGTAGVLIGNKMDKQAQKIEEEIPGAKVERVDDGIVVTFDESSGVYFDTNKYNINSASQQSLNKLISVFKEYPDTNILVVGHTDSQGAEDYNMTLSKNRAYAVTNYLSSNGISSGRLTTNWFGETQPMHDNSTAEGRAKNRRVNVAILPNEKMIQEAKSQAGN encoded by the coding sequence ATGAAAACAATTATAAATAAAGCAGGAATTTTACTTTTTACACTTGTTGTAGCCATAAGTTTAACAAACTGTAAAGCAATTCAAAATGCAAATAACAAACAAAAAGGTGCTGTTATTGGTACTACTGGTGGTGCTATTTTAGGAGCCATTATTGGTAACAATGTTGGTAAAGGTGGTAATGGTGAATTAGGTGCTGTTATAGGAGGTGTTGTAGGAGGTACCGCAGGGGTGCTTATTGGTAACAAAATGGATAAACAAGCCCAAAAGATTGAAGAAGAAATACCTGGAGCAAAAGTAGAGCGTGTTGACGATGGTATTGTGGTAACTTTTGATGAAAGTAGCGGCGTGTATTTTGATACGAATAAATACAATATAAATTCTGCGTCTCAACAAAGTTTGAATAAGCTAATTAGTGTTTTTAAAGAATATCCAGATACTAATATTTTGGTTGTAGGGCACACCGATAGCCAAGGCGCTGAAGATTATAACATGACGCTTTCTAAAAACAGAGCATATGCGGTAACGAATTACTTATCTAGTAATGGTATATCTTCAGGAAGATTAACAACCAATTGGTTTGGTGAAACACAACCAATGCATGACAATTCAACTGCCGAGGGACGTGCTAAAAACAGACGTGTAAACGTAGCAATCTTGCCAAATGAAAAGATGATCCAAGAAGCTAAATCACAAGCAGGAAATTAA
- a CDS encoding lipocalin family protein — MKKLILLFVAISLISCGASKTVRVSKKVIKGDWVLSSINYSQTGTYNVTLFNDASKACFEGSTWQFVPNNNTGVYTINDASCPTGERHFVFTIQEVDAETGLYDFLLKPTNEKHKSETNQGFRLKLSALSEYDMQWQQSVNVGGSSFTINMNFSKK, encoded by the coding sequence ATGAAAAAGTTAATTTTATTATTTGTTGCAATAAGTTTAATAAGTTGCGGAGCTTCTAAAACCGTAAGAGTATCTAAAAAAGTCATTAAAGGCGATTGGGTGTTAAGTTCAATAAACTATAGCCAAACGGGAACTTACAATGTCACGTTATTTAACGACGCTTCTAAGGCTTGTTTTGAAGGCAGTACCTGGCAATTTGTTCCTAATAATAATACTGGAGTTTATACCATTAACGATGCCAGTTGTCCAACAGGCGAAAGACATTTTGTGTTTACAATTCAAGAAGTAGATGCCGAAACAGGTTTGTATGACTTTTTGCTTAAGCCTACCAATGAAAAGCATAAATCGGAAACCAATCAAGGGTTTAGGTTAAAACTTTCTGCTTTATCAGAATATGACATGCAATGGCAGCAATCGGTAAATGTTGGAGGTAGCTCGTTTACGATAAATATGAATTTTTCAAAAAAATAA
- a CDS encoding META domain-containing protein, with protein MKSITVNLFAIFVLLISCDTSKKSTHTNSKNQASETSITKDPVSIKNIKWKLVTLMGKDVSDKEAFIMFSDEDNKVFGHGSCNNFSGTYQLKEGNQIMLSKMTATLMACIDMEVENQFMAVLEKADNYSLNGNTMTLNKAKMAPLAIFKAVKTE; from the coding sequence ATGAAATCAATTACCGTAAATTTGTTCGCAATATTTGTATTATTAATAAGTTGTGATACTTCTAAAAAATCAACTCATACAAATTCTAAAAACCAGGCATCCGAAACAAGCATAACAAAAGACCCCGTTTCTATTAAAAATATTAAATGGAAGTTAGTAACATTAATGGGTAAAGATGTCAGCGATAAAGAAGCATTCATCATGTTTTCAGACGAAGACAATAAGGTTTTTGGTCATGGCAGTTGCAATAATTTTAGCGGTACTTACCAACTTAAAGAAGGCAACCAAATAATGCTGTCTAAAATGACCGCTACTTTAATGGCATGTATTGATATGGAGGTTGAAAATCAATTTATGGCTGTTTTAGAAAAAGCAGATAACTATTCGCTTAATGGTAACACCATGACTTTAAACAAAGCAAAAATGGCACCCTTAGCTATTTTTAAAGCTGTTAAAACAGAATAA
- a CDS encoding ferritin, with amino-acid sequence MLSKNIEKALNNQVRIEAESSQIYLAMACWAEVKGLEGVAGFMYKQSQEERDHMLKLVKYINERGGHAQVSALAAPNVTFKSFKEMFEELYKHEIFVSESINELVHISLQEKDYSTHNFLQWYVAEQIEEEAMARTILDKINLIGDDKGGLYLFDRDIVSLTVNSASNQSPQ; translated from the coding sequence ATGTTATCAAAAAATATAGAAAAAGCACTTAATAATCAAGTGCGTATAGAAGCCGAATCGTCACAAATTTATTTAGCCATGGCGTGTTGGGCAGAAGTGAAAGGGCTTGAAGGGGTTGCTGGGTTTATGTACAAACAATCTCAAGAAGAACGCGACCATATGCTTAAATTGGTAAAGTATATTAACGAACGTGGCGGGCATGCACAAGTATCAGCGCTTGCTGCGCCAAACGTAACTTTTAAATCGTTTAAGGAAATGTTTGAAGAACTTTATAAGCACGAAATTTTTGTTTCAGAAAGCATCAACGAATTAGTGCATATAAGTTTACAAGAAAAAGATTATTCAACCCATAACTTTTTACAATGGTATGTCGCCGAACAAATAGAAGAAGAAGCCATGGCGCGTACTATTTTAGACAAGATAAACTTGATTGGAGATGACAAAGGGGGCTTGTATTTATTTGATAGGGACATTGTTTCCTTAACGGTTAATTCGGCATCAAATCAAAGTCCTCAATAA